The proteins below come from a single Thunnus thynnus chromosome 10, fThuThy2.1, whole genome shotgun sequence genomic window:
- the fam210ab gene encoding uncharacterized protein C18orf19 homolog B, translated as MMIMQRILFYGTLRRAAVVRPLLVGVTVHEPPVAFCCSALRLSLPTPTGRLWLSTSASSNAAHQPKHQPPEEEPQASSAPPSQAVRKEEAEPEFVEVDPLQDKSIGLVQRFKRTFKQYGKVMIPVHLVTSSMWFGTFYYAAMKGVNVMPFLEMIGLPESLVSLLRDSSSGYALTAYAMYKIATPARYTVTLGGTSLSVQYLRKHGYLSTPPPVKEYIQDKMEETKEKLSEKMEETKERFSEKMEETKERFSEKMEETKDKLSEKLQETKDRVSEGKAFFRKKND; from the exons atGATGATAATGCAGCGCATCCTATTCTATGGTACACTGCGCCGGGCGGCAGTGGTGCGCCCATTGCTGGTGGGCGTCACCGTCCATGAACCGCCAGTAGCATTTTGCTGCTCTGCCCTCCGCCTGTCCCTGCCGACACCTACAGGCCGACTCTGGCTGTCAACCTCAGCCTCCAGCAATGCAGCACATCAGCCGAAACACCAGCCGCCAGAGGAGGAGCCACAGGCCAGCTCCGCACCTCCATCACAGGCGGTCCGGAAAGAGGAAGCTGAGCCTGAATTTGTAGAGGTGGACCCCCTGCAGGATAAATCCATTGGTCTGGTCCAGAGGTTTAAGAGGACTTTCAAACAGTACGGGAAGGTGATGATCCCTGTGCATCTCGTGACGTCCTCCATGTGGTTTGGAACCTTCTATTACGCTGCTATGAA AGGTGTGAATGTAATGCCATTTCTGGAGATGATCGGTCTACCAGAGTCACTAGTTAGCCTTTTGAGAGACTCTTCAAGTGGTTATGCTCTGACTGCATACGCCATGTACAAG ATTGCCACCCCTGCCAGGTATACAGTGACTCTGGGTGGCACATCACTATCTGTTCAGTACCTCCGCAAGCACGGCTACTTATCCACACCACCGCCAGTTAAAGAATACATCCAGGACAAAATGGAAGAGACAAAGgagaaactgtcagaaaaaaTGGAGGAGACAAAGGAGAGATTTTCCgagaaaatggaggaaactAAAGAACGCTTTTCTGAGAAAATGGAAGAGACTAAGGACAAGCTTTCTGAGAAACTGCAGGAAACCAAAGACAGAGTGTCTGAGGGAAAAGCGTTTTTTAGGAAGAAAAACGATTAG